In the Anoplopoma fimbria isolate UVic2021 breed Golden Eagle Sablefish chromosome 7, Afim_UVic_2022, whole genome shotgun sequence genome, one interval contains:
- the polr2a gene encoding DNA-directed RNA polymerase II subunit RPB1, protein MHGPPSGDSACPLRTIKRVQFGIISPDELKRMSVTEGGIKYPETTEGGRPKLGGLMDPRQGVIERTGRCQTCAGNMTECPGHFGHIELAKPVFHVGFVTKIMKVLRCVCFFCSKLLVDSNNPKIKDILIKSKGQPRKRLTHVYELCKGKNICEGGEEMDNKFGMEQQETEEDITKEKGHGGCGRYQPRIRRSGLELYAEWKHVNEDSQEKKILLSPERVHEIFKRISDEEDVILGMDPKFARPEWMIVTVLPVPPLAVRPAVVMQGSARNQDDLTHKLADIVKINNQLRRNEQSGAAAHVIAEDVKLLQFHVATMVDNELPGLPRAMQKSGRPLKSLKQRLKGKEGRVRGNLMGKRVDFSARTVITPDPNLQIDQVGVPRSIAANMTFPEIVTPFNIDRLQELVRRGNSQYPGAKYIIRDNGDRIDLRFHPKPSDLHLQIGYKVERHMCDGDIIIFNRQPTLHKMSMMGHRVRILPWSTFRLNLSVTTPYNADFDGDEMNLHLPQSLETRAEIQELAMVPRMIVTPQSNRPVMGIVQDTLTAVRKFTKRDVFLERGEVMNLLMFLSTWDGKVPQPAIIKPRPMWTGKQIFTLIIPGHINVIRTHSTHPDEEDSGPYKHISPGDTKVVVENGELIMGILCKKSLGTSAGSLVHISYLEMGHDITRLFYSNIQTVVNNWLLIEGHSIGIGDSIADAKTYLDIQNTIKKAKQDVIEVIEKAHNNELEPTPGNTLRQTFENQVNRILNDARDKTGSSAQKSLSEYNNFKSMVVAGSKGSKINISQVIAVVGQQNVEGKRIPFGFKHRTLPHFIKDDYGPESRGFVENSYLAGLTPTEFFFHAMGGREGLIDTAVKTAETGYIQRRLIKSMESVMVKYDGTVRNSINQVVQLRYGEDGLAGENVEFQNVATLKPSHKAFEKKFKFDCTNERALRRILQEDVVKDVLTNAHVQGTLEREYDKMKEDREVLRAIFPTGDSKVVLPCNLARMIWNAQKIFRINIRTTTDLNPLRVVEGVQDLSKKLVIVNGEDPLSKQAQQNATLLFNIHLRSTLCSKRMTEEFRLTTEAFDWLLGEIETKFNQSIAHPGEMVGALAAQSLGEPATQMTLNTFHYAGVSAKNVTLGVPRLKELINISKRPKTPSLTVFLLGQAARDAERAKDILCRLEHTTLRKVTANTAIYYDPNPQNTVVAEDQEWVNVYYEMPDFDVTRISPWLLRIELDRKHMTDRKLTMEQIAEKINAGFGDDLNCIFNDDNAEKLVLRIRIMNSDENKFQEDEEVVDKMDDDVFLRCIESNMLTDMTLQGIEQISKVYMHLPQTDNKKKIIITEEGEFKALQEWILETDGVSLMRVLSEKDVDPVRTTSNDIVEIFTVLGIEAVRKALERELNHVISFDGSYVNYRHLSLLCDTMTCRGHLMAITRHGINRQDTGPLMKCSFEETVDVLMEASSHAESDPMKGVSENIMLGQLAPAGTGCFDLLLDAEKCKYGMEIPTNIPGISVAGPTGMFFGTVPSPMSGMSPAMTPWNTGATPAYGAWSPSVGSGMTPGAAGFSPSAASDASGFSPGYSPAWSPTPGSPGSPGPASPYIPSPGGAMSPNYSPTSPAYEPRSPGGYTPQSPGYSPTSPSYSPTSPSYSPTSPNYSPTSPSYSPTSPSYSPTSPSYSPTSPSYSPTSPSYSPTSPSYSPTSPSYSPTSPSYSPTSPSYSPTSPSYSPTSPSYSPTSPSYSPTSPSYSPTSPSYSPTSPSYSPTSPSYSPTSPNYTPTSPSYSPTSPSYSPTSPSYSPTSPNYTPTSPNYSPTSPSYSPTSPSYSPSSPRYTPQSPTYTPSSPSYSPSSPSYSPTSPKYTPTSPSYSPSSPEYTPTSPKYSPTSPKYSPTSPKYSPTSPTYSPTTPKYSPTSPTYSPTSPTYTPTSPKYSPTSPTYSPTSPKYSPTSPTYSPTSPKGSTYSPTSPGYSPTSPTYSPAISPDDSDEEAN, encoded by the exons ATGCACGGACCGCCCTCCGGCGACAGCGCATGCCCATTGCGCACGATCAAGAGAGTTCAGTTCGGCATCATCAGCCCAGATGAACTT AAACGGATGTCCGTTACAGAAGGGGGAATCAAGTACCCCGAAACAACAGAAGGTGGGCGCCCTAAACTGGGCGGCCTTATGGATCCAAGACAAGGGGTCATAGAACGAACTGGAAGATGTCAGACATGTGCAG gCAACATGACGGAATGCCCTGGCCACTTCGGGCACATAGAACTGGCAAAGCCAGTTTTCCATGTTGGCTTCGTAACAAAGATAATGAAGGTTCTTCGATGTGTCTGCTTCTTTTGCTCCAAGCTATTAGTGGATTCA AACAATCCCAAGATCAAAGACATCTTGATAAAATCTAAAGGGCAGCCCAGGAAACGTTTGACACATGTGTACGAGCTGTGCAAAGGAAAAAATATCtgtgaaggaggagaggagatggacAACAAATTTGGAATGGAACAGCAGGAGACTGAAGAGGACATTACCAAGGAGAAG GGCCACGGTGGCTGCGGGCGCTACCAGCCACGTATCAGGCGCTCTGGCTTGGAGCTCTATGCTGAGTGGAAGCACGTTAACGAGGATTCGCAAGAGAAGAAAATCCTGCTGAGCCCTGAGCGCGTGCACGAGATCTTCAAGCGCATCTCGGACGAGGAGGACGTCATCTTGGGCATGGACCCCAAGTTTGCACGACCAGAATGGATGATTGTAACTGTGTTGCCTGTGCCTCCACTGGCTGTCAGGCCTGCTGTAGTTATGCAGGGCTCTGCTCGCAACCAG GATGACTTGACCCACAAGCTGGCTGACATAGTCAAAATCAACAACCAGCTGAGAAGAAACGAGCAGAGTGGTGCTGCAGCTCACGTCATAGCTGAAGATGTCAAACTGCTCCAGTTCCATGTAGCCACCATGGTGGACAACGAATTGCCAGGCCTGCCAAGG GCAATGCAAAAGTCCGGTCGCCCTCTCAAATCCCTAAAACAGCGTCTAAAGGGGAAGGAGGGGCGTGTCCGAGGTAACCTCATGGGCAAGCGTGTGGACTTCTCTGCGCGAACTGTCATCACCCCGGACCCCAACCTGCAAATCGACCAAGTGGGCGTACCACGATCCATCGCAGCCAACATGACCTTCCCAGAAATAGTCACACCCTTTAATATTGACAG ATTACAAGAGCTGGTGCGAAGAGGCAACAGCCAGTACCCAGGAGCCAAATACATCATTCGGGACAATGGCGACAGAATTGACCTGCGATTCCACCCGAAACCAAGTGACCTTCACCTGCAGATTGGCTACAAG gTGGAAAGACACATGTGTGACGgtgacatcatcatctttaACAGACAACCTACACTACATAAAATGTCCATGATGGGGCACAGGGTGCGGATTCTGCCGTGGTCCACATTTCGACTCAACCTCAG TGTCACCACCCCATACAACGCTGACTTTGACGGGGATGAGATGAACCTACACTTGCCTCAGTCCCTCGAGACGAGGGCAGAGATCCAGGAGCTGGCCATGGTGCCGCGTATGATCGTCACACCCCAGTCCAACAGGCCCGTCATGGGTATCGTGCAGGACACCCTCACCGCTGTCCGCAAGTTCACCAAAAGAGACGTATTCTTAGAGAGG GGTGAAGTGATGAACCTCCTCATGTTCCTCTCCACTTGGGATGGCAAAGTGCCTCAGCCGGCCATCATCAAGCCCCGTCCCATGTGGACAGGCAAGCAGATCTTCACTCTAATCATTCCCGGACACATCAATGTGATCCGCACACACAGCACCCATCCCGACGAGGAAGACAGCGGCCCGTACAAGCACATCTCACCTGGGGACACCAAG GTCGTAGTGGAGAACGGCGAGTTGATCATGGGAATCCTGTGCAAGAAATCTCTGGGTACCTCAGCCGGCTCCCTCGTCCACATCTCCTACCTGGAGATGGGCCACGACATCACCAGACTCTTCTACTCCAACATTCAGACTGTGGTCAACAACTGGCTGCTCATCGAGG GTCACTCCATTGGTATTGGTGACTCCATTGCTGATGCCAAGACCTACCTTGACATCCAGAACACCATCAAGAAAGCCAAACAGGATGTGATAGAA GTAATCGAGAAAGCCCACAACAACGAGCTGGAGCCGACCCCTGGTAACACTCTGAGGCAGACCTTTGAGAACCAGGTGAATCGTATCCTCAACGACGCCCGTGACAAAACAGGATCCTCAGCCCAGAAGTCTCTGTCTGAGTACAACAACTTCAAGTCCATGGTGGTGGCGGGTTCTAAGGGATCAAAGATTAACATCTCACAG GTTATTGCAGTGGTGGGCCAGCAGAACGTGGAGGGTAAACGAATCCCCTTTGGCTTCAAACACCGCACGCTGCCTCACTTTATTAAGGATGATTACGGTCCTGAGAGCAGAGGCTTCGTTGAGAACTCCTACCTGGCTGGCCTTACGCCTACAGAGTTCTTCTTCCACGCCATGGGAGGCAGAGAGGGTCTTATCGACACAGCTGTCAAGACTGCTGAGACTG GTTACATCCAGCGTCGTCTGATCAAGTCCATGGAGTCGGTGATGGTGAAGTACGATGGCACGGTGCGTAACTCCATCAACCAGGTGGTTCAGTTGCGTTACGGCGAGGACGGCCTGGCAGGAGAGAACGTGGAGTTCCAAAACGTGGCGACACTTAAACCCTCGCACAAGGCCTTTGAAAAGAA GTTTAAGTTTGATTGCACCAACGAGCGAGCTCTGAGGCGGATCCTGCAGGAAGACGTGGTAAAAGACGTCCTGACCAACGCCCATGTGCAGGGCACCCTGGAGAGGGAATATGACAAGAtgaaggaggacagagaggtCCTCCGAGCCATTTTCCCCACCGGGGACAGTAAG GTGGTGCTGCCATGCAACCTGGCCAGAATGATATGGAACGCTCAGAAGATCTTCCGCATCAACATTCGAACCACAACAGACCTCAATCCACTAAGGGTGGTCGAGG GTGTTCAAGATCTGAGTAAGAAGCTGGTGATTGTGAATGGTGAGGACCCCCTCAGTAAACAGGCCCAGCAGAACGCCACCCTGCTCTTCAACATCCACCTGCGTTCCACGCTCTGCTCCAAACGCATGACCGAGGAGTTCCGCCTTACCACCGAGGCTTTCGACTGGCTGCTGGGAGAGATTGAGACCAAGTTCAACCAGTCCATT GCTCACCCGGGTGAAATGGTCGGCGCTCTGGCCGCTCAGTCGCTGGGAGAGCCGGCCACCCAGATGACCCTGAACACTTTCCACTACGCCGGTGTGTCAGCCAAGAACGTAACACTCGGTGTGCCCCGTCTAAAGGAGTTGATCAACATCTCCAAGAGGCCCAAAACCCCCTCGCTGACTGTTTTCCTGCTGGGTCAGGCGGCCCGCGATGCTGAGAGGGCCAAGGACATCCTCTGTCGACTGGAGCACACCACACTGAGAAAG GTGACAGCCAACACCGCCATCTACTACGACCCCAACCCCCAGAACACGGTGGTGGCCGAGGACCAGGAGTGGGTGAACGTCTACTACGAGATGCCCGACTTTGACGTGACGCGCATTTCGCCGTGGCTGCTGCGCATCGAGCTCGACCGCAAGCACATGACCGATCGCAAGCTGACTATGGAGCAGATTGCGGAGAAGATCAACGCAGGTTTTGGAGATGACCTGAACTGTATTTTCAATGACGACAACGCTGAGAAGCTCGTTCTGCGAATCAGAATCATGAACAGCGACGAGAATAAGTTCCAAGAG GATGAGGAGGTGGTGGACAAAATGGATGATGATGTGTTCTTGAGGTGCATCGAGTCCAACATGCTGACAGACATGACCCTACAAGGCATTGAGCAGATCAGCAAg GTGTACATGCACTTGCCCCAGACCGACAATAAGAAGAAGATCATCATCACAGAGGAGGGTGAGTTCAAGGCCCTGCAGGAGTGGATCCTCGAGACTGACGGCGTGAGCCTCATGAGGGTCCTCAGCGAGAAGGACGTCGATCCCGTCAGGACCACCTCCAACGACATCGTGGAGATCTTCACG GTCTTGGGAATCGAGGCAGTGCGAAAGGCTCTGGAGAGGGAGTTGAACCACGTCATCTCCTTTGACGGCTCCTACGTCAACTACCGTCACTTGTCTCTGCTTTGTGACACCATGACCTGCCGCGGTCACCTGATGGCCATCACACGTCACGGCATCAACCGACAGGACACAGGACCGCTCATGAAGTGTTCCTTTGAGGAGACG GTGGATGTGTTGATGGAGGCGTCATCGCACGCCGAGAGCGACCCCATGAAGGGTGTGTCGGAGAACATCATGCTCGGCCAGCTCGCCCCGGCCGGCACAGGATGCTTCGACCTGCTGTTGGATGCTGAGAAGTGTAAATATGGAATGGAGATCCCTACGAACATACCCGGCATCAGCGTGGCTGGAC CCACTGGAATGTTCTTTGGCACGGTGCCGAGTCCCATGAGCGGTATGTCACCCGCCATGACCCCGTGGAACACCGGAGCAACCCCGGCCTACGGCGCCTGGTCTCCCAGTGTCG gaaGCGGAATGACCCCCGGAGCGGCCGGTTTCTCCCCCAGTGCAGCGTCAGACGCAAGTGGCTTCTCTCCAGGCTACTCCCCCGCCTGGTCTCCCACTCCTGGGTCCCCAGGATCCCCGGGACCTGCCAGCCCGTACATCCCGTCTCCAG GTGGAGCCATGTCTCCCAACTACTCCCCCACCTCCCCGGCCTACGAGCCTCGCTCCCCCGGAGGCTACACCCCTCAGAGTCCCGGCTATTCTCCAACCTCACCCTCCTACTCCCCCACTTCTCCCTCTTACTCCCCAACCAGCCCGAACTACAGCCCGACATCTCCCTCCTACTCACCCACCTCGCCCAGTTACTCCCCGACTTCTCCGTCCTATTCTCCCACGTCTCCTTCTTACTCCCCGACGTCTCCCTCCTACTCTCCCACCTCCCCGTCCTACTCCCCTACTTCCCCCTCCTACTCTCCCACCTCGCCGAGCTACAGCCCGACGTCGCCGAGTTACAGCCCGACGTCGCCCAGCTACTCGCCCACCTCGCCTTCCTactcccccacctccccctcttATTCTCCAACCTCTCCATCTTACTCCCCTACCTCCCCGTCCTACTCACCCACCTCTCCCTCCTACTCGCCCACCAGTCCGAGCTACAGCCCGACGTCGCCGAATTACACGCCCACCTCACCCAGTTACTCCCCCACTTCCCCTTCCTACTCCCCTACATCGCCCTCTTATTCCCCAACCTCCCCCAATTACACCCCGACCAGCCCCAACTACTCCCCCACCTCTCCCTCTTACTCCCCCACCTCTCCGTCCTACTCCCCCTCCAGTCCACGTTACACCCCTCAGTCGCCCACCTACACACCCAGCTCCCCCTCATACAGCCCCAGCTCTCCCTCCTACTCCCCTACCTCCCCAAAATACACCCCGACTTCCCCCTCATACAGCCCCAGTTCCCCAGAGTACACCCCCACTTCTCCCAAGTACTCCCCCACCTCGCCAAAGTACTCCCCGACATCGCCGAAGTACTCCCCGACTTCTCCCACCTACTCCCCAACGACCCCAAAATACAGCCCCACCTCTCCTACCTACTCCCCCACCTCGCCCACATACACTCCCACCAGCCCCAAATACTCCCCTACATCCCCTACTTACTCCCCAACTTCACCCAAGTACTCGCCCACGTCGCCTACGTACTCGCCCACCAGTCCCAAAGGCTCCACGTACAGCCCCACCTCCCCTGGATACAGCCCCACCTCACCCACCTACAGCCCGGCCATCAGCCCAGACGACAGCGACGAGGAAGCCAACTGA